One region of Gossypium raimondii isolate GPD5lz chromosome 6, ASM2569854v1, whole genome shotgun sequence genomic DNA includes:
- the LOC105773301 gene encoding U-box domain-containing protein 34 isoform X1: protein MEMSVGSANTGGSPTKLTTVAIAVKSGSGSRRAVRWVVENLKADRFVLVHVMPAVTSIPTPSGDQIPITEMDENVVAMYVQEVKLKFEQVFIPFLNLFKTSKVETVVLEDDYPAIGLLRYISEFGIQTLVLGSYSSNYITRKLKGPGVPNSVLKCAPDTCDIRVVYRQRIITKQANPLWTSGTSSSGFKKHIYGPINASAESTAQNSFGTASSFELNYPYLHAFSSRGSLTNASSISHCHSLGSTQSEKAEVEQLRLQLQNTVAMYKEACEELVDTQNKVRLLSSECLEEASRVNAAQEREEAFRKIAAEEKVKLLQAMKDVEEAKHLLSREANRRQMAELNAHKESLEKQKFVDALFCCDRRYRKYTRDEIEVATDFFSVSNVIGQGGYGKVYKCSLHRTPVAVKVLQSDALDRKEEFLREIEVLSQLHHPHIVLLLGACPENGCLVYEYLENGSLEEHILQKSGKPPLPWFIRFRIVFEVASGLAFLHNSKPDPIVHRDLKPGNILLDRNYVSKIGDVGLAKLISDVVPDNITMYKDSILAGTLFYMDPEYQRTGTVRPKSDLYALGLTTLQLLTARHPNGLLLAVENAIKNCCLADILDKSITDWPLAETEELARIALKCSKLRCRDRPDLDTEVLPILKRLVGVADASLKLGKSNVYAPSYYFCPIFQEVMDDPHIAADGFTYEHRAIMAWLGKHNVSPVTKRQLQHSVLTPNHTLRSAIHDWKSRVTLSTT, encoded by the exons ATGGAGATGAGCGTTGGCAGTGCCAACACTGGTGGGTCTCCGACAAAGCTAACTACCGTTGCGATTGCCGTCAAGAGTGGAAGCGGTAGCAGACGTGCGGTTCGATGGGTCGTGGAGAATTTGAAAGCGGATCGTTTTGTTTTGGTCCACGTGATGCCAGCAGTCACCTCTATCCCAACACCAT CAGGAGATCAAATACCTATCacagaaatggatgaaaatgtGGTCGCAATGTATGTTCAAGAAGTGAAACTTAAGTTTGAGCAAGTCTTTATACCATTCTTGAACTTATTCAAAACAAGCAAG GTGGAAACAGTGGTGCTGGAGGATGACTATCCTGCAATTGGGCTTCTAAGATACATTTCTGAGTTTGGGATTCAGACTCTGGTATTGGGTTCTTATAGTTCCAATTATATAACAAG GAAGTTGAAGGGTCCTGGGGTACCTAATTCTGTCCTCAAGTGTGCTCCAGATACTTGTGATATTCGGGTTGTTTATAGACAAAGAATCATCACAAAACAAGCTAATCCCCTATGGACTAGCG GGACCAGTTCCAGTGGCTTTAAGAAACATATATATGGTCCTATTAATGCTTCTGCAGAATCTACAGCGCAAAACTCCTTTGGGACAGCATCATCATTTGAGCTTAACTACCCATATTTACATGCATTTTCATCTAGGGGATCTTTAACAAATGCTAGTTCTATTAGTCACTGTCATTCATTGGGTTCTACACAGAGTGAAAAG GCTGAAGTGGAACAGCTGCGTCTACAATTACAAAATACTGTTGCCATGTACAAAGAAGCTTGTGAAGAGCTTGTTGACACCCAGAACAAG GTCCGATTACTTTCTTCAGAATGCCTAGAGGAAGCAAGTAGAGTGAATGCTGCTCAGGAAAGAGAAGAAGCATTCAGAAAAATTGCTgcagaagagaaagtaaaacttTTGCAAGCAATGAAGGATGTTGAAGAGGCAAAACACTTGCTTTCTAGAGAAGCTAATCGAAGGCAGATGGCTGAACTGAATGCTCATAAAGAATCCTTGGAAAAGCAGAAATTTGTCGATGCACTCTTCTGCTGTGACAGAAGGTACAGAAAATACACTAGGGATGAAATCGAAGTGGCAACAGATTTCTTCTCCGTTAGTAATGTGATTGGTCAAGGAGGATACGGGAAAGTCTATAAATGTAGTCTTCATCGCACTCCTGTAGCTGTTAAGGTTCTTCAATCCGATGCATTAGACAGGAAAGAGGAATTTCTAAGGGAG ATTGAAGTTCTAAGCCAGCTACACCATCCACATATTGTTTTGCTTCTTGGAGCTTGTCCAGAGAATGGTTGCTTGGTTTATGAATACTTGGAAAATGGTAGCCTGGAGGAACATATTCTCCAGAAAAGTGGAAAACCTCCTCTTCCTTGGTTTATTCGGTTCCGCATAGTTTTTGAAGTAGCTTCTGGACTTGCGTTTTTACACAACTCAAAGCCAGATCCTATTGTTCATAGAGATTTAAAACCGGGTAATATACTGTTAGATAGAAACTATGTTAGCAAAATTGGGGATGTTGGGCTCGCTAAGCTTATTTCAGATGTTGTGCCTGACAATATCACCATGTACAAAGACTCTATTCTTGCTGGTACTCTCTTCTACATGGACCCCGAGTATCAGAGAACCGGCACCGTCAGACCAAAATCAGATCTATATGCTCTTGGACTTACAACACTCCAGTTACTGACAGCTCGGCATCCAAATGGACTTCTACTGGCAGTTGAAAATGCCATTAAAAATTGCTGCTTAGCTGACATTCTAGACAAGTCAATTACGGATTGGCCACTAGCTGAAACAGAAGAATTAGCTCGAATAGCATTAAAATGTTCAAAGCTTAGATGCAGGGACAGACCTGATCTTGACACAGAGGTTCTGCCAATTCTCAAAAGACTGGTTGGTGTTGCAGATGCTAGTTTAAAGTTGGGAAAGAGCAATGTATATGCTCCAAGCTACTACTTCTGTCCGATCTTTCAG GAAGTGATGGATGACCCTCACATTGCTGCTGATGGTTTTACTTATGAGCATAGAGCAATAATGGCATGGCTTGGGAAACACAACGTATCGCCGGTTACAAAGCGTCAGCTTCAGCATTCCGTATTGACTCCTAATCACACATTACGCTCTGCCATACATGACTGGAAGTCACGGGTGACATTATCTACTACGTAA
- the LOC105773301 gene encoding U-box domain-containing protein 34 isoform X2: MITTAGDQIPITEMDENVVAMYVQEVKLKFEQVFIPFLNLFKTSKVETVVLEDDYPAIGLLRYISEFGIQTLVLGSYSSNYITRKLKGPGVPNSVLKCAPDTCDIRVVYRQRIITKQANPLWTSGTSSSGFKKHIYGPINASAESTAQNSFGTASSFELNYPYLHAFSSRGSLTNASSISHCHSLGSTQSEKAEVEQLRLQLQNTVAMYKEACEELVDTQNKVRLLSSECLEEASRVNAAQEREEAFRKIAAEEKVKLLQAMKDVEEAKHLLSREANRRQMAELNAHKESLEKQKFVDALFCCDRRYRKYTRDEIEVATDFFSVSNVIGQGGYGKVYKCSLHRTPVAVKVLQSDALDRKEEFLREIEVLSQLHHPHIVLLLGACPENGCLVYEYLENGSLEEHILQKSGKPPLPWFIRFRIVFEVASGLAFLHNSKPDPIVHRDLKPGNILLDRNYVSKIGDVGLAKLISDVVPDNITMYKDSILAGTLFYMDPEYQRTGTVRPKSDLYALGLTTLQLLTARHPNGLLLAVENAIKNCCLADILDKSITDWPLAETEELARIALKCSKLRCRDRPDLDTEVLPILKRLVGVADASLKLGKSNVYAPSYYFCPIFQEVMDDPHIAADGFTYEHRAIMAWLGKHNVSPVTKRQLQHSVLTPNHTLRSAIHDWKSRVTLSTT; encoded by the exons ATGATTACTACAGCAGGAGATCAAATACCTATCacagaaatggatgaaaatgtGGTCGCAATGTATGTTCAAGAAGTGAAACTTAAGTTTGAGCAAGTCTTTATACCATTCTTGAACTTATTCAAAACAAGCAAG GTGGAAACAGTGGTGCTGGAGGATGACTATCCTGCAATTGGGCTTCTAAGATACATTTCTGAGTTTGGGATTCAGACTCTGGTATTGGGTTCTTATAGTTCCAATTATATAACAAG GAAGTTGAAGGGTCCTGGGGTACCTAATTCTGTCCTCAAGTGTGCTCCAGATACTTGTGATATTCGGGTTGTTTATAGACAAAGAATCATCACAAAACAAGCTAATCCCCTATGGACTAGCG GGACCAGTTCCAGTGGCTTTAAGAAACATATATATGGTCCTATTAATGCTTCTGCAGAATCTACAGCGCAAAACTCCTTTGGGACAGCATCATCATTTGAGCTTAACTACCCATATTTACATGCATTTTCATCTAGGGGATCTTTAACAAATGCTAGTTCTATTAGTCACTGTCATTCATTGGGTTCTACACAGAGTGAAAAG GCTGAAGTGGAACAGCTGCGTCTACAATTACAAAATACTGTTGCCATGTACAAAGAAGCTTGTGAAGAGCTTGTTGACACCCAGAACAAG GTCCGATTACTTTCTTCAGAATGCCTAGAGGAAGCAAGTAGAGTGAATGCTGCTCAGGAAAGAGAAGAAGCATTCAGAAAAATTGCTgcagaagagaaagtaaaacttTTGCAAGCAATGAAGGATGTTGAAGAGGCAAAACACTTGCTTTCTAGAGAAGCTAATCGAAGGCAGATGGCTGAACTGAATGCTCATAAAGAATCCTTGGAAAAGCAGAAATTTGTCGATGCACTCTTCTGCTGTGACAGAAGGTACAGAAAATACACTAGGGATGAAATCGAAGTGGCAACAGATTTCTTCTCCGTTAGTAATGTGATTGGTCAAGGAGGATACGGGAAAGTCTATAAATGTAGTCTTCATCGCACTCCTGTAGCTGTTAAGGTTCTTCAATCCGATGCATTAGACAGGAAAGAGGAATTTCTAAGGGAG ATTGAAGTTCTAAGCCAGCTACACCATCCACATATTGTTTTGCTTCTTGGAGCTTGTCCAGAGAATGGTTGCTTGGTTTATGAATACTTGGAAAATGGTAGCCTGGAGGAACATATTCTCCAGAAAAGTGGAAAACCTCCTCTTCCTTGGTTTATTCGGTTCCGCATAGTTTTTGAAGTAGCTTCTGGACTTGCGTTTTTACACAACTCAAAGCCAGATCCTATTGTTCATAGAGATTTAAAACCGGGTAATATACTGTTAGATAGAAACTATGTTAGCAAAATTGGGGATGTTGGGCTCGCTAAGCTTATTTCAGATGTTGTGCCTGACAATATCACCATGTACAAAGACTCTATTCTTGCTGGTACTCTCTTCTACATGGACCCCGAGTATCAGAGAACCGGCACCGTCAGACCAAAATCAGATCTATATGCTCTTGGACTTACAACACTCCAGTTACTGACAGCTCGGCATCCAAATGGACTTCTACTGGCAGTTGAAAATGCCATTAAAAATTGCTGCTTAGCTGACATTCTAGACAAGTCAATTACGGATTGGCCACTAGCTGAAACAGAAGAATTAGCTCGAATAGCATTAAAATGTTCAAAGCTTAGATGCAGGGACAGACCTGATCTTGACACAGAGGTTCTGCCAATTCTCAAAAGACTGGTTGGTGTTGCAGATGCTAGTTTAAAGTTGGGAAAGAGCAATGTATATGCTCCAAGCTACTACTTCTGTCCGATCTTTCAG GAAGTGATGGATGACCCTCACATTGCTGCTGATGGTTTTACTTATGAGCATAGAGCAATAATGGCATGGCTTGGGAAACACAACGTATCGCCGGTTACAAAGCGTCAGCTTCAGCATTCCGTATTGACTCCTAATCACACATTACGCTCTGCCATACATGACTGGAAGTCACGGGTGACATTATCTACTACGTAA
- the LOC105773301 gene encoding U-box domain-containing protein 34 isoform X3, whose protein sequence is MDENVVAMYVQEVKLKFEQVFIPFLNLFKTSKVETVVLEDDYPAIGLLRYISEFGIQTLVLGSYSSNYITRKLKGPGVPNSVLKCAPDTCDIRVVYRQRIITKQANPLWTSGTSSSGFKKHIYGPINASAESTAQNSFGTASSFELNYPYLHAFSSRGSLTNASSISHCHSLGSTQSEKAEVEQLRLQLQNTVAMYKEACEELVDTQNKVRLLSSECLEEASRVNAAQEREEAFRKIAAEEKVKLLQAMKDVEEAKHLLSREANRRQMAELNAHKESLEKQKFVDALFCCDRRYRKYTRDEIEVATDFFSVSNVIGQGGYGKVYKCSLHRTPVAVKVLQSDALDRKEEFLREIEVLSQLHHPHIVLLLGACPENGCLVYEYLENGSLEEHILQKSGKPPLPWFIRFRIVFEVASGLAFLHNSKPDPIVHRDLKPGNILLDRNYVSKIGDVGLAKLISDVVPDNITMYKDSILAGTLFYMDPEYQRTGTVRPKSDLYALGLTTLQLLTARHPNGLLLAVENAIKNCCLADILDKSITDWPLAETEELARIALKCSKLRCRDRPDLDTEVLPILKRLVGVADASLKLGKSNVYAPSYYFCPIFQEVMDDPHIAADGFTYEHRAIMAWLGKHNVSPVTKRQLQHSVLTPNHTLRSAIHDWKSRVTLSTT, encoded by the exons atggatgaaaatgtGGTCGCAATGTATGTTCAAGAAGTGAAACTTAAGTTTGAGCAAGTCTTTATACCATTCTTGAACTTATTCAAAACAAGCAAG GTGGAAACAGTGGTGCTGGAGGATGACTATCCTGCAATTGGGCTTCTAAGATACATTTCTGAGTTTGGGATTCAGACTCTGGTATTGGGTTCTTATAGTTCCAATTATATAACAAG GAAGTTGAAGGGTCCTGGGGTACCTAATTCTGTCCTCAAGTGTGCTCCAGATACTTGTGATATTCGGGTTGTTTATAGACAAAGAATCATCACAAAACAAGCTAATCCCCTATGGACTAGCG GGACCAGTTCCAGTGGCTTTAAGAAACATATATATGGTCCTATTAATGCTTCTGCAGAATCTACAGCGCAAAACTCCTTTGGGACAGCATCATCATTTGAGCTTAACTACCCATATTTACATGCATTTTCATCTAGGGGATCTTTAACAAATGCTAGTTCTATTAGTCACTGTCATTCATTGGGTTCTACACAGAGTGAAAAG GCTGAAGTGGAACAGCTGCGTCTACAATTACAAAATACTGTTGCCATGTACAAAGAAGCTTGTGAAGAGCTTGTTGACACCCAGAACAAG GTCCGATTACTTTCTTCAGAATGCCTAGAGGAAGCAAGTAGAGTGAATGCTGCTCAGGAAAGAGAAGAAGCATTCAGAAAAATTGCTgcagaagagaaagtaaaacttTTGCAAGCAATGAAGGATGTTGAAGAGGCAAAACACTTGCTTTCTAGAGAAGCTAATCGAAGGCAGATGGCTGAACTGAATGCTCATAAAGAATCCTTGGAAAAGCAGAAATTTGTCGATGCACTCTTCTGCTGTGACAGAAGGTACAGAAAATACACTAGGGATGAAATCGAAGTGGCAACAGATTTCTTCTCCGTTAGTAATGTGATTGGTCAAGGAGGATACGGGAAAGTCTATAAATGTAGTCTTCATCGCACTCCTGTAGCTGTTAAGGTTCTTCAATCCGATGCATTAGACAGGAAAGAGGAATTTCTAAGGGAG ATTGAAGTTCTAAGCCAGCTACACCATCCACATATTGTTTTGCTTCTTGGAGCTTGTCCAGAGAATGGTTGCTTGGTTTATGAATACTTGGAAAATGGTAGCCTGGAGGAACATATTCTCCAGAAAAGTGGAAAACCTCCTCTTCCTTGGTTTATTCGGTTCCGCATAGTTTTTGAAGTAGCTTCTGGACTTGCGTTTTTACACAACTCAAAGCCAGATCCTATTGTTCATAGAGATTTAAAACCGGGTAATATACTGTTAGATAGAAACTATGTTAGCAAAATTGGGGATGTTGGGCTCGCTAAGCTTATTTCAGATGTTGTGCCTGACAATATCACCATGTACAAAGACTCTATTCTTGCTGGTACTCTCTTCTACATGGACCCCGAGTATCAGAGAACCGGCACCGTCAGACCAAAATCAGATCTATATGCTCTTGGACTTACAACACTCCAGTTACTGACAGCTCGGCATCCAAATGGACTTCTACTGGCAGTTGAAAATGCCATTAAAAATTGCTGCTTAGCTGACATTCTAGACAAGTCAATTACGGATTGGCCACTAGCTGAAACAGAAGAATTAGCTCGAATAGCATTAAAATGTTCAAAGCTTAGATGCAGGGACAGACCTGATCTTGACACAGAGGTTCTGCCAATTCTCAAAAGACTGGTTGGTGTTGCAGATGCTAGTTTAAAGTTGGGAAAGAGCAATGTATATGCTCCAAGCTACTACTTCTGTCCGATCTTTCAG GAAGTGATGGATGACCCTCACATTGCTGCTGATGGTTTTACTTATGAGCATAGAGCAATAATGGCATGGCTTGGGAAACACAACGTATCGCCGGTTACAAAGCGTCAGCTTCAGCATTCCGTATTGACTCCTAATCACACATTACGCTCTGCCATACATGACTGGAAGTCACGGGTGACATTATCTACTACGTAA
- the LOC105773302 gene encoding glyoxylase I 4 isoform X1, with protein MASLLSLSAAISLRHKLNRSSAVSANTPSKICHTFPGNGRCQRLSFKTKAAGSVEGHVLDKESASISDKIDYGVVGIHHVGILCENLERSLEFYQNILGLEINEARPHDKLPYRGAWLWVGSEMIHLMELPNPDPLIGRPEHGGRDRHACISIQDVSKLQAILDKAGIPYTLSRSGRPAIFTRDPDANALEFTQV; from the exons ATGGCCTCTCTTCTCAGTCTCTCTGCAGCAATTTCTCTTCGACACAAG TTGAATCGTTCAAGTGCCGTATCTGCAAATACACCCTCCAAAATTTGTCATACTTTTCCTGGAAATGGAAGATGTCAAAGGTTAAGTTTCAAGACCAAAGCTGCGGGTTCAGTTGAAGGACATGTACTTGACAAAGAATCAGCTAGTATCAGTGACAAGATAG ATTATGGAGTTGTTGGTATTCACCATGTTGGAATTCTATGTGAAAACCTTGAAAGATCGCTTGAATTTTATCAGAATATTTTAG GTCTTGAAATAAATGAGGCTAGGCCACATGATAAGCTTCCATACAGAGGTGCTTGGTTGTGGGTGGGTTCTGAGATGATACATTTGATGGAACTTCCAAATCCAGACCCCTTAATCGGAAGACCTGAACATGGAGGCCGAGACCGTCATGCTTGTATTTCAATTCAAGATGTATCTAAGCTGCAAGCAATCCTTGACAAAGCCG GTATTCCCTACACACTTAGCCGATCCGGGAGGCCAGCAATATTTACACGAGATCCAGATGCAAATGCACTAGAGTTCACACAAGTTTGA
- the LOC105773302 gene encoding glyoxylase I 4 isoform X2, with the protein MASLLSLSAAISLRHKLNRSSAVSANTPSKICHTFPGNGRCQRLSFKTKAAGSVEGHVLDKESASISDKIDYGVVGIHHVGILCENLERSLEFYQNILGLEINEARPHDKLPYRGAWLWVGSEMIHLMELPNPDPLIGRPEHGGRDRHACISIQDVSKLQAILDKADSHAIL; encoded by the exons ATGGCCTCTCTTCTCAGTCTCTCTGCAGCAATTTCTCTTCGACACAAG TTGAATCGTTCAAGTGCCGTATCTGCAAATACACCCTCCAAAATTTGTCATACTTTTCCTGGAAATGGAAGATGTCAAAGGTTAAGTTTCAAGACCAAAGCTGCGGGTTCAGTTGAAGGACATGTACTTGACAAAGAATCAGCTAGTATCAGTGACAAGATAG ATTATGGAGTTGTTGGTATTCACCATGTTGGAATTCTATGTGAAAACCTTGAAAGATCGCTTGAATTTTATCAGAATATTTTAG GTCTTGAAATAAATGAGGCTAGGCCACATGATAAGCTTCCATACAGAGGTGCTTGGTTGTGGGTGGGTTCTGAGATGATACATTTGATGGAACTTCCAAATCCAGACCCCTTAATCGGAAGACCTGAACATGGAGGCCGAGACCGTCATGCTTGTATTTCAATTCAAGATGTATCTAAGCTGCAAGCAATCCTTGACAAAGCCG ATTCTCATGCAATTCTGTAG